In Synechococcus sp. KORDI-52, one genomic interval encodes:
- a CDS encoding ARC6/PARC6 family protein, protein MDLPIDHFRLLGVSPSAEPEAILRRLQSRCDSPPDQGFTHEALLRRAELLRRSADLLTDPTDRADYESALIRLSESHPNGTVGLDLPSSSEVAGLILLWEAHGAVEAFQLARQGLQPPQAPALGSGREADLTLLAALACRDAALEEQDQRRYESAAQLLIDGIQLQQRMGKLPDQQRLLEEALQALIPFRILDLLSRDLGDQDAHQRGLTLLDELVTARGGLEAAAVDGHQPGSLSQDDFESFFHQIRSFLTVQEQIDLFSRWFEGGADDAGFLTVLALTAAGFSRRKPEFLEQARGRMQTLANADLDPMPLLGCLDLLLGNVKDAERHFTLLRDAQLQAWFLNHPGDRLAAQCEYCRSWLERDVLPGYRDVDASVADLDAWFADRDVQSYVDRLDRKASRRIPAEEVPLAWPEVAAASTDSSFELDSLDPSDSASEDAEVPTPLWQQRWVRPAAATLALVGIVLGGLALLRRNWTPAPLMLETTSQQASEPTEVEENVEADTSSPSPANDPVASLKPDLQPSAPSEPLVSDAPTEAELQALVQGWLDAKALALSGQPADLSVVAREPLVKRVERERAADASAGRSKSIDASITSIEVVDRKPLRIELRAQVAYSDRLQGADGAVIDETAPRDLSVTYVLGRDGTQWRLHDYIPGS, encoded by the coding sequence TTGGATCTGCCGATCGATCATTTCCGACTCCTGGGCGTCAGTCCATCGGCAGAGCCAGAAGCAATCTTGCGTCGGTTGCAAAGCCGCTGTGACAGTCCGCCGGACCAGGGATTCACCCACGAGGCGCTGCTCCGGAGGGCTGAACTTCTGCGTCGCTCCGCTGATCTGCTGACCGATCCCACGGACAGGGCTGACTACGAATCCGCTTTGATTCGTCTGAGTGAATCTCACCCAAATGGAACGGTGGGGCTCGATCTCCCCTCCAGCAGTGAAGTGGCTGGATTGATTCTGCTGTGGGAGGCCCATGGAGCTGTTGAGGCGTTTCAGCTGGCTCGGCAGGGGCTTCAGCCTCCTCAGGCTCCGGCCCTTGGCAGCGGACGTGAAGCGGATTTAACCCTGCTGGCCGCTCTGGCTTGCCGCGATGCTGCGCTGGAGGAACAGGACCAACGGCGATATGAGTCGGCCGCTCAACTTTTGATCGACGGCATCCAGCTTCAGCAGCGGATGGGAAAGCTTCCCGATCAGCAGCGCCTGCTCGAGGAGGCGTTACAGGCGCTCATCCCTTTCCGGATTCTTGATCTGCTCAGCCGTGACCTTGGTGATCAGGACGCCCACCAACGTGGGTTGACACTGCTTGACGAGTTGGTGACTGCTCGTGGTGGGTTGGAGGCCGCCGCCGTTGATGGCCATCAGCCAGGGAGCCTCAGTCAGGACGACTTCGAATCGTTCTTTCACCAGATCCGCAGCTTTCTGACGGTTCAAGAGCAGATTGATCTGTTCAGTCGCTGGTTTGAAGGAGGCGCCGATGACGCGGGTTTCCTGACAGTTTTGGCGCTGACCGCCGCCGGTTTCTCGCGCCGTAAGCCCGAATTTCTGGAGCAGGCGCGCGGGCGGATGCAAACGCTCGCCAATGCTGACCTCGACCCCATGCCTCTGCTGGGTTGCCTGGATCTGTTGCTGGGCAATGTCAAGGATGCGGAGCGGCATTTCACCCTTCTGCGTGATGCCCAGTTGCAGGCCTGGTTCCTGAACCATCCTGGCGATCGGCTCGCTGCCCAATGCGAATACTGCCGATCCTGGCTTGAACGCGATGTCCTCCCGGGATACCGCGATGTCGACGCATCGGTCGCTGATCTGGATGCCTGGTTTGCTGACCGTGACGTGCAGAGTTACGTCGATCGTCTTGACCGCAAGGCTTCGCGTCGGATCCCTGCCGAAGAGGTCCCCCTGGCCTGGCCGGAAGTTGCTGCTGCATCCACCGACTCGTCCTTCGAGCTGGATTCACTGGATCCATCAGATTCCGCTTCCGAAGATGCGGAGGTTCCGACGCCGCTGTGGCAGCAACGCTGGGTTCGGCCCGCTGCTGCGACCCTCGCTTTGGTTGGCATCGTTTTGGGCGGTCTTGCTCTCCTACGACGCAACTGGACTCCTGCGCCGTTGATGCTGGAGACGACATCTCAACAGGCTTCGGAGCCGACTGAGGTTGAAGAGAACGTGGAGGCCGATACTTCTTCTCCATCGCCGGCCAACGATCCTGTCGCGAGTCTGAAGCCCGACCTTCAGCCTTCCGCTCCTTCAGAACCGCTGGTGAGTGATGCTCCGACCGAAGCCGAGCTGCAGGCCTTGGTGCAGGGATGGTTGGATGCCAAGGCTTTGGCACTGTCCGGCCAGCCTGCAGATCTATCCGTTGTCGCCAGGGAACCTCTCGTGAAGCGCGTGGAGCGAGAACGGGCCGCCGATGCCTCCGCAGGGCGATCCAAATCCATTGATGCCTCCATCACCAGCATCGAGGTGGTGGATCGCAAACCGCTGAGAATTGAACTGCGGGCCCAGGTGGCCTACAGCGATCGGCTCCAGGGTGCGGATGGTGCCGTGATCGACGAGACAGCACCCCGTGATCTCAGCGTGACCTATGTGCTCGGTAGAGATGGGACCCAATGGCGTTTGCATGACTACATCCCTGGCTCCTGA